The sequence TTGCCTGGAGGGGTAAGAAACCGCTGTATAAGGCAAACAGAGACATTGCTTTGTCTGAGGTATCAAAGAAGCTCGGCATGACAAGCAAACAACTTGAGAAGGCTCTGGAAGAGAAGGGTGTTTTGATTCTTAAGAAGAAAGAGGAATTGATGGAAGAGGCTGGAATGCCTTATAAGCTTCCTGTTCCCACATTCTCGGGAAGGGTTGAGATATACTCTACACTCTTTGCTCACTTCAATCACGCATACGGTGTAGATCCGCATTGGGATCCTATACTGAAATTCATACCATTTGAATACAAGAAGGGTGCTGGATTGGATTATAAACCAACAGGCAATGAGTTCTTCTTCGCATTTGGTAAGGTGCCTGAGATGACATACCTGACAACGGCCGATAACCCGCTGTTGCATGCCCTTGTTGAAAGGCACAAAGAGGAGAATTACGGCTTCTGGATGAATCCAAAATCAGCTGCAAGGCTTGGCCTCAAAGAGGGCGATAAGATAGAGGTTGAAAACACCGTATCCGGACAAAAGGTAAAATCCTTTGTTCACATAACAGAGGGTATAAGAGAGGATACGGTATATGTAATGAGTGATTTCGGCTTTCAGAATAAGAAGCTTACCTATGCTTCCGGTAAGGGTGTGGATTTAGGTAGGCTTATACCTTATAGATTGGGACCGGTTACAGCTTCTGCTATGAGCTGTCAGTTTACGGTCAAGATAAGAAAAATATAGTCGGAGGCTAAACGATGGCAAGATATGGAATGGTGATGGATGTTAGCTCCTGTTTGGGATGCAGGGCTTGTATGGCAGCTTGCTCCCAATGGAATCAGACGCCGTTCTGGGCTGAAGATTTCGAGGGTAAGTGGAGAACAAGGGTAACACCCCTTGAAGAGGGTAAATTCCCCAATGTTAGAAAGGTTTTCTTCCCGACGATATGTATGCACTGCGAGAATCCGCCCTGTCATTCTGTTTGTCCAACCGGTGCTACATACATAAACAAGGACGGTATCGTCTTGATCGATTATGACCTGTGCTTGGGTTGTGGTTATTGTATAGAGGCATGCCCATACGATGCAAGGTATGAGTATGAGAAAGAAGACCTTGAAAAGGATGAGTTCTACTTCGGTGAGGATGCAAGACACCATCAGGTTCATATAGATAAGTGCACATTCTGTGTGGATAGGCTTGAAGAGGGCTTAGAACCCAGCTGTGCAGCAACATGTGTGGGTCATGCAAGGATATTCGGCGATTTGGACGATCCGAACTCCGAGGTAGCAAAGCTTGTTAACTCTGGAAAGGCTAAACCTTTGGGC comes from Hippea maritima DSM 10411 and encodes:
- a CDS encoding 4Fe-4S dicluster domain-containing protein encodes the protein MARYGMVMDVSSCLGCRACMAACSQWNQTPFWAEDFEGKWRTRVTPLEEGKFPNVRKVFFPTICMHCENPPCHSVCPTGATYINKDGIVLIDYDLCLGCGYCIEACPYDARYEYEKEDLEKDEFYFGEDARHHQVHIDKCTFCVDRLEEGLEPSCAATCVGHARIFGDLDDPNSEVAKLVNSGKAKPLGEYMGAKPKVYYIK